In Ruania zhangjianzhongii, the following proteins share a genomic window:
- a CDS encoding purine-nucleoside phosphorylase gives MNTALESSADPFDAARAAAATIAERTGVPRHDIALVLGSGWGGAADLLGEQVAELPAEDVPGFSASGVPGHAGTLRSIRIEVDGGTRHALIVGARTHYYEGKGVRAVAHGVRTAAAAGASAVVLTNGCGGLRTEWPAGTPVLISDHLNLTAASPLEGATFVDLTDLYSPRLRALAREVDPSLAEGVYCQLPGPHYETPAEVQMVGRLGGDLVGMSTTLEAIAARHAGLEVLGISLVTNLAAGISPEPLSHAEVIEAGKAAGPRISALLAEIVRRELS, from the coding sequence GTGAACACCGCGCTCGAGTCCTCCGCTGACCCCTTCGACGCCGCTCGCGCAGCCGCTGCCACCATCGCGGAACGCACCGGTGTGCCCCGCCATGACATCGCCCTGGTGCTCGGCTCCGGGTGGGGCGGTGCCGCTGACCTGCTCGGCGAGCAGGTGGCCGAGTTGCCCGCCGAGGATGTGCCCGGGTTCAGTGCCTCCGGGGTACCCGGACATGCCGGCACGCTGCGCTCGATCCGGATCGAGGTCGACGGCGGGACTCGCCATGCACTGATCGTCGGCGCCCGTACGCACTACTACGAAGGCAAAGGCGTGCGCGCGGTCGCGCACGGGGTGCGCACCGCAGCTGCCGCCGGCGCCTCCGCCGTGGTGCTCACCAACGGGTGCGGCGGGCTGCGCACCGAGTGGCCGGCCGGGACTCCGGTGCTGATCAGCGATCACCTCAACCTCACCGCAGCGTCCCCGCTGGAGGGCGCGACGTTCGTCGACCTGACCGATCTGTACTCACCGCGGCTGCGCGCACTGGCCCGGGAAGTGGACCCGAGCCTGGCCGAGGGGGTGTACTGCCAGTTGCCCGGCCCGCACTACGAGACCCCTGCCGAGGTGCAGATGGTCGGCCGCCTGGGCGGGGACCTGGTGGGCATGTCCACCACGCTGGAGGCGATCGCCGCCCGGCACGCCGGGCTGGAGGTGCTCGGCATCTCCCTGGTGACCAACCTGGCCGCCGGGATCTCCCCGGAGCCGCTCTCCCACGCGGAGGTGATCGAGGCCGGGAAGGCGGCCGGGCCACGGATCTCCGCACTGCTCGCCGAGATTGTCCGCCGGGAGCTCTCGTGA
- the ilvA gene encoding threonine ammonia-lyase IlvA, whose translation MSFDTHQVTATTVREAAQRIQHAVTRTPLQPWHRVSEATGARVLVKREDLQGVRSYKVRGAFNLMLRLDEAERVRGVVCASAGNHAQGVAMACAELGIAGRIFVPRTTPRQKLDRIAGLGGDQVQIVEVGSTYDEASAAARAFAESDGAVMVHPFDDPRTITGQGTVAKEVHDQLGAPPDVVVVPVGGGGLVAGMAAYFAEACPRTRVVGVEPAGAASMAAALAAGAPVTLTEVDTFVDGAAVRRVGDASHEIVARLQVPMVAVDEGRICAEMLDLYQVEGIITEPAGALALAAVGPTGSGATVEVGPGATVVCILSGGNNDISRYAEVQERALVHAGLRHYFVIEFPQEPGALRRFLDAVLGPEDDISLFEYTKRSNRETGPAFVGLTLGSAEDYRPLLERMDASRLTYRPIPPDSPLFRFFA comes from the coding sequence ATGAGCTTCGACACCCACCAGGTCACCGCGACCACCGTCCGCGAGGCGGCTCAGCGGATCCAGCACGCTGTCACCCGTACCCCGCTGCAGCCGTGGCACCGGGTGAGCGAAGCCACTGGGGCCCGCGTGCTGGTCAAGCGAGAGGACCTGCAGGGCGTGCGCTCCTACAAGGTGCGCGGGGCGTTCAACCTGATGCTGCGCCTGGACGAGGCCGAACGGGTGCGTGGGGTGGTCTGCGCGAGCGCCGGCAACCACGCCCAGGGGGTGGCGATGGCGTGTGCGGAGCTCGGCATCGCCGGACGGATCTTTGTACCGCGGACCACGCCACGGCAGAAGCTGGACCGGATCGCGGGCCTGGGCGGCGATCAGGTACAGATCGTCGAGGTCGGCTCCACCTACGACGAAGCCTCCGCGGCAGCGCGGGCGTTCGCCGAGTCGGACGGCGCGGTGATGGTCCACCCCTTCGACGACCCGCGCACGATCACCGGGCAGGGCACGGTGGCCAAAGAGGTGCACGACCAGCTCGGTGCTCCCCCGGATGTGGTGGTGGTGCCGGTCGGCGGGGGCGGGCTGGTGGCGGGGATGGCCGCTTACTTCGCCGAGGCGTGCCCGCGCACCCGGGTGGTGGGGGTGGAGCCGGCGGGGGCGGCGAGCATGGCCGCCGCACTCGCCGCCGGAGCACCGGTCACTCTCACCGAGGTGGACACCTTCGTCGACGGCGCGGCGGTGCGCCGGGTCGGGGACGCCTCGCACGAGATCGTCGCCAGGCTGCAGGTGCCGATGGTGGCGGTGGACGAGGGCCGGATCTGCGCGGAGATGCTGGATCTGTACCAGGTGGAGGGGATCATCACCGAACCCGCCGGGGCGCTCGCTCTGGCCGCAGTGGGCCCGACCGGTTCCGGTGCGACGGTGGAGGTCGGCCCGGGCGCGACCGTGGTGTGCATCCTCTCCGGTGGGAACAACGACATCTCCCGGTACGCCGAGGTCCAGGAGCGCGCGCTGGTGCACGCCGGCCTCCGGCACTACTTCGTGATCGAGTTCCCGCAGGAACCCGGGGCGTTGCGACGGTTCCTGGACGCGGTGCTCGGCCCGGAGGACGACATCTCCCTGTTCGAGTACACCAAACGGTCCAACCGGGAGACCGGGCCGGCGTTCGTGGGGCTCACTCTGGGGTCAGCCGAGGACTACCGGCCATTGCTGGAGCGGATGGACGCCTCCCGGCTCACCTACCGCCCGATCCCGCCGGACTCGCCGCTGTTCCGCTTCTTCGCCTGA
- a CDS encoding mechanosensitive ion channel family protein — MDFWPVLKWLIAVFSAAAGALIVLVVVNLVLNRVGRKVRPVQRAWTRVRRPVAALLLSVALRISFSQAANPSTFRDIGLHVLLIAVIVSAVWLVATLVLAWLWQTQQRVVARMRDDDRAQRRVQTQMLLIRRVVNAVFVVLGGAMVLLTFEGVEQIGATILASAGLLSVVLGIAAQSSLGNMFAGLQLAFTDAIRIGDIVEVDGTWATVEDITLTYVVVSIWTEQHKVLPSTYFTTTPFINWSRTGESVIGLIYFSLDWRVDLAGFRAEFERLVDESGMWDGRSRAVRVTDSSTERLTVRAQVSTKDTDDDWFLRCDVREGLATWLREHNPEALPLQRVTFTEQTLPAPSTPALPQPPQGRRDGDVLEGPAGGDQ, encoded by the coding sequence ATGGACTTCTGGCCGGTACTGAAATGGCTGATCGCCGTGTTCTCGGCGGCCGCTGGCGCACTCATCGTGCTGGTGGTGGTCAACCTGGTGCTGAACCGGGTCGGACGCAAGGTGCGGCCGGTGCAGCGCGCCTGGACCCGGGTGCGTCGACCGGTTGCCGCGCTGCTGCTCAGCGTGGCGCTGCGGATCTCTTTCTCACAGGCGGCCAACCCCTCCACGTTCCGGGACATCGGGTTGCACGTGCTGTTGATCGCGGTGATCGTCTCCGCGGTGTGGCTGGTGGCCACGCTGGTGCTGGCCTGGCTCTGGCAGACCCAGCAGCGGGTGGTTGCCCGGATGCGCGACGACGACCGGGCCCAGCGGCGGGTGCAGACCCAGATGCTGCTGATCCGCCGGGTGGTGAACGCCGTCTTCGTGGTGCTCGGTGGCGCGATGGTGCTGCTGACGTTCGAGGGGGTGGAGCAGATCGGCGCCACCATCCTGGCCTCGGCCGGTCTGCTGTCGGTGGTGCTCGGTATCGCCGCGCAGAGTTCGCTCGGCAACATGTTCGCCGGGCTGCAGCTGGCGTTCACCGATGCGATCCGGATCGGGGACATCGTGGAGGTGGACGGCACCTGGGCGACGGTGGAGGACATCACCCTGACCTATGTGGTGGTGAGCATCTGGACCGAGCAGCACAAGGTGCTTCCGTCCACCTACTTCACCACCACCCCGTTCATCAACTGGAGCCGCACCGGGGAGTCGGTGATCGGGTTGATCTACTTCTCCCTGGACTGGCGGGTGGACCTGGCCGGCTTCCGGGCCGAGTTCGAGCGCCTGGTGGATGAGAGCGGGATGTGGGACGGTCGCTCCCGCGCGGTGCGGGTCACCGACTCCTCCACCGAGCGGCTCACCGTGCGGGCTCAGGTGAGTACCAAGGACACCGATGACGACTGGTTCCTGCGCTGCGACGTCCGGGAAGGGCTCGCCACCTGGCTGCGCGAACACAATCCCGAGGCTCTCCCGCTGCAGCGGGTCACGTTCACCGAGCAGACCCTGCCCGCCCCCTCCACCCCCGCGCTGCCGCAGCCGCCACAGGGCCGCCGGGACGGCGACGTACTCGAGGGACCGGCCGGCGGAGACCAGTAG
- a CDS encoding phospho-sugar mutase, whose translation MTLLDRVRTWIADDPDPATAAELTALLDTAGGTGPAAEEALGELADRFSGPLTFGTAGLRGRLGAGPHRMNRAVVIRAAAGLVGYLTEALGSGQHPVVVIGYDARYGSADFATDTADVVAAAGGRALLLPGPLPTPVLAYAVRALEADAGVMVTASHNPPQDNGYKVYLGGRVVTDAGQGAQIVPPHDEKIAEAIAAVPAVAAVPRSAEDAHRSGGRRELLEPALVEDYLARAAGTQVSPDQPLRVVLTSMHGVGGQLAQRALEGAGSEVHPVPEQAEPDPDFPTVAFPNPEEPGALDLALALAREVRADLVIANDPDADRCSAAIPDPAAEGGWRQLTGDEVGAILGQDAAERLVAAGEQRVLASSVVSSQLLAAIAAEHGLEHRATLTGFKWISRVPDLAYGYEEALGYCTDPDAVRDKDGISAAVRLARLAGARKAEGGSLQSLLDELAVRHGVHATAPVTVRVEDSGDIAVLMDRLRTAPPQTLVGSAVVQRVDLTRGSDDLPPTDALVLATEAGDRVIVRPSGTEPKLKCYLEVIEPVSGPETLTQSRARATGRLQQLRTEVSAAVSL comes from the coding sequence GTGACGCTCCTCGACCGGGTGCGCACCTGGATCGCCGACGACCCGGACCCAGCCACGGCCGCTGAGCTGACCGCCCTGCTCGATACTGCCGGCGGTACCGGTCCAGCCGCTGAAGAGGCGCTCGGCGAGCTGGCCGACCGGTTCAGCGGACCGCTGACGTTCGGCACCGCGGGTCTGCGCGGCCGTCTGGGCGCCGGGCCACACCGGATGAACCGGGCGGTGGTGATCCGGGCCGCCGCCGGCCTGGTCGGCTACCTCACCGAGGCGCTCGGCTCCGGCCAGCACCCGGTGGTAGTGATCGGCTACGACGCCCGGTACGGCTCGGCGGACTTCGCCACCGACACTGCGGACGTGGTGGCCGCAGCCGGAGGCCGCGCATTGCTGCTGCCCGGCCCACTGCCGACGCCGGTGCTTGCCTATGCAGTCCGAGCCCTGGAGGCGGACGCCGGGGTGATGGTCACCGCCTCGCACAACCCTCCGCAGGACAACGGCTACAAGGTGTACCTGGGCGGCCGGGTGGTCACCGATGCCGGGCAGGGTGCCCAGATCGTGCCGCCGCACGACGAGAAGATCGCCGAGGCGATCGCTGCCGTGCCCGCGGTGGCAGCGGTGCCCCGGTCCGCCGAGGATGCGCACCGCTCGGGAGGCCGGCGTGAGCTGCTCGAACCCGCGCTGGTGGAGGACTACCTGGCCCGGGCCGCAGGCACGCAGGTCTCACCAGACCAGCCGCTACGGGTCGTGCTCACCTCGATGCACGGCGTGGGCGGGCAGCTGGCACAGCGGGCACTGGAGGGCGCAGGCTCCGAAGTCCATCCGGTGCCCGAGCAGGCCGAACCGGATCCGGACTTCCCCACGGTGGCGTTCCCGAACCCCGAGGAGCCCGGTGCGCTCGACCTGGCCCTGGCCCTGGCACGAGAAGTCCGCGCCGACCTGGTGATCGCCAACGACCCGGATGCGGACCGCTGCTCGGCGGCGATCCCTGACCCTGCTGCTGAGGGCGGCTGGCGCCAGCTCACCGGCGACGAGGTGGGTGCCATCCTCGGCCAGGACGCCGCCGAGCGGCTGGTGGCCGCGGGTGAGCAGCGAGTGCTGGCCAGCTCGGTGGTCTCCTCCCAGCTGCTGGCCGCGATCGCCGCTGAGCACGGGCTCGAGCACCGGGCCACGCTCACCGGGTTCAAGTGGATCAGCCGGGTGCCGGACCTGGCCTACGGGTACGAGGAGGCACTCGGCTACTGCACCGACCCGGATGCGGTCCGGGACAAGGACGGCATCTCCGCGGCCGTGCGCCTGGCCCGCCTGGCCGGCGCCCGGAAGGCCGAGGGCGGCAGCCTGCAGTCGCTGCTGGACGAGCTGGCCGTCCGGCATGGGGTGCACGCCACCGCCCCGGTGACCGTACGGGTGGAAGACTCCGGCGACATCGCCGTCCTGATGGACCGGCTACGCACGGCGCCGCCGCAGACCCTGGTGGGCTCCGCCGTCGTGCAACGCGTGGACCTGACCCGGGGCAGCGACGACCTCCCGCCCACCGACGCGCTGGTGCTCGCCACCGAGGCCGGGGACCGGGTGATCGTGCGCCCGTCCGGGACGGAACCGAAGCTGAAGTGCTACCTGGAGGTGATCGAGCCGGTGTCCGGGCCGGAGACGCTGACCCAGAGCCGCGCCCGAGCCACCGGCCGGCTGCAGCAGCTACGCACCGAGGTGAGCGCCGCCGTCAGCCTGTGA